A genomic window from Serratia liquefaciens includes:
- the pncA gene encoding bifunctional nicotinamidase/pyrazinamidase: protein MKTALLLIDLQNDFCPNGALAVTDGDAVIAVANRAIEACNARGEPVVASQDWHPANHRSFAVNANAQVGTLGELEGLPQVWWPVHCVQESPGAELHPQLNQRDIVAVFRKGQNTDIDSYSAFFDNGHRSRTELDRWLKAHDVSHLAVMGLATDYCVKFSVLDALALGYQTSVITDGCRGVNLQPGDSQEALQAMQQAGAELVTLSQFIER from the coding sequence ATGAAAACAGCCCTGCTGCTAATCGATTTGCAAAACGATTTTTGCCCCAACGGCGCATTGGCGGTAACAGACGGCGACGCCGTGATCGCCGTAGCCAATCGGGCAATAGAGGCCTGCAACGCGCGGGGCGAGCCCGTGGTCGCTAGCCAGGACTGGCATCCTGCCAATCACCGTAGCTTTGCGGTAAACGCCAATGCACAGGTGGGTACGCTGGGTGAACTGGAGGGGTTGCCGCAGGTGTGGTGGCCGGTGCACTGCGTTCAGGAAAGCCCAGGTGCCGAGCTTCATCCGCAATTAAACCAACGGGATATCGTCGCCGTATTCCGCAAAGGTCAAAATACGGATATCGACAGCTACAGCGCCTTCTTCGACAACGGACATCGCTCGCGTACCGAGTTGGACCGCTGGTTGAAAGCTCATGACGTGAGCCATTTGGCCGTGATGGGGCTGGCAACCGACTACTGCGTCAAGTTCAGCGTCCTGGATGCGCTCGCGCTGGGGTATCAGACTTCGGTAATTACCGACGGCTGTCGCGGCGTTAATTTGCAACCTGGCGACAGTCAGGAAGCCCTTCAGGCCATGCAGCAGGCTGGTGCAGAGCTCGTTACCCTGTCACAATTCATCGAACGATAA
- a CDS encoding NAD(P)H nitroreductase, whose protein sequence is MDALDLLLNRRSASRLAEPAPANEARQNIINAGLRAPDHGALQPWRFIMIENQGLERFSQLLQAAAKQDDMDEAAIEKATKAPFRAPLIITVVAHCTEETKVPRWEQVVSAGCAVQAMQMAALAQGFNGIWRTGAWTEHPLVREAFGCREQDEIVGFLYLGTPQLKAATKVVAPDSTPFVSYF, encoded by the coding sequence ATGGATGCACTGGATCTTTTATTGAATCGCCGTTCGGCCTCACGCCTCGCCGAGCCTGCGCCCGCCAATGAGGCTCGTCAAAATATCATCAACGCGGGCCTGCGGGCACCTGACCACGGCGCATTGCAGCCATGGCGTTTTATAATGATTGAAAACCAGGGCCTGGAGCGCTTCAGCCAATTGTTACAAGCTGCTGCAAAGCAGGACGATATGGACGAAGCGGCCATTGAAAAGGCGACAAAAGCCCCGTTCCGCGCACCACTGATCATCACCGTGGTGGCGCATTGCACCGAAGAAACCAAGGTGCCGCGCTGGGAGCAGGTGGTTTCTGCCGGTTGTGCGGTGCAGGCGATGCAGATGGCCGCGCTGGCGCAAGGTTTCAACGGCATCTGGCGTACCGGTGCTTGGACCGAACATCCTCTGGTTCGCGAAGCCTTTGGCTGCCGCGAGCAGGACGAAATTGTGGGTTTCCTGTATTTGGGTACTCCTCAGTTGAAAGCCGCCACCAAAGTTGTCGCCCCTGACAGCACGCCTTTCGTCAGCTATTTCTAA
- the ansA gene encoding asparaginase has product MQKKSIYVAYTGGTIGMQRSDHGYIPVSGHLQRQLALMPEFHRPEMPDFTIHEYAPLIDSSDMTPEDWQHIADDIKQNYHLYDGFVILHGTDTMAFTASALSFMLENLAKPVIVTGSQIPLAELRSDGQTNLLNALYLAANHPVNEVSLFFNNKLFRGNRTTKAHADGFDAFASPNLPPLLEAGIHIRRQNGIDSPVCNGELKVHDITPQPIGVVTIYPGISGAVVRNFLLQPVKALILRSYGVGNAPQKAELVDELRDASERGIVVVNLTQCISGRVNMEGYATGNALAHAGVISGFDMTVEAALTKLHYLLSQPLTPAQIRSQMQQDLRGELSISG; this is encoded by the coding sequence ATGCAAAAGAAATCGATTTACGTCGCTTACACCGGCGGTACCATCGGCATGCAACGCTCTGATCACGGCTACATTCCGGTGTCCGGTCACCTGCAGCGCCAACTGGCCTTGATGCCTGAGTTTCACCGGCCGGAGATGCCGGACTTCACCATTCATGAATATGCGCCGCTGATCGACTCCTCCGACATGACGCCGGAAGACTGGCAGCATATCGCCGACGACATCAAACAGAATTACCACCTCTATGATGGTTTCGTGATCCTGCACGGTACCGACACCATGGCCTTCACCGCTTCGGCGCTGTCGTTCATGCTGGAAAACCTGGCCAAGCCGGTGATCGTCACCGGTTCGCAAATCCCACTGGCTGAACTGCGTTCCGACGGTCAAACCAACCTGCTCAACGCGCTGTACCTGGCCGCCAACCATCCGGTGAATGAAGTCAGCCTGTTCTTCAACAACAAACTGTTCCGCGGCAACCGCACCACCAAGGCGCACGCTGACGGTTTCGACGCCTTTGCCTCGCCTAACCTGCCACCGCTGCTGGAAGCCGGGATCCACATCCGTCGCCAGAACGGTATCGATAGCCCGGTCTGCAACGGTGAGCTGAAAGTGCATGACATCACTCCCCAGCCGATCGGTGTGGTGACGATTTACCCAGGGATTTCCGGCGCGGTGGTGCGCAACTTTTTGCTGCAACCGGTGAAAGCCTTGATCCTGCGTTCTTACGGCGTGGGCAACGCACCGCAAAAAGCGGAGCTGGTTGATGAATTGCGCGACGCTTCCGAACGCGGCATTGTGGTTGTGAACCTGACCCAGTGCATATCCGGCCGGGTGAATATGGAAGGCTACGCCACCGGCAACGCGCTGGCCCATGCCGGGGTCATCAGCGGTTTTGACATGACGGTCGAGGCCGCCTTGACCAAGCTGCATTATCTGCTGAGCCAACCGCTGACGCCGGCGCAAATCCGCAGCCAGATGCAGCAAGATCTGCGCGGCGAACTGAGCATCAGCGGTTAA
- the selD gene encoding selenide, water dikinase SelD, whose protein sequence is MTSPAIRLTQYSHGAGCGCKISPKVLETILHSEREKFVDPRLLVGNETRDDAAVYDIGNGVGIISTTDFFMPIVDNPFDFGRIAATNAISDVYAMGGKPIMAIAILGWPIAKLPPEVAQQVIDGGRYACQQAGIALAGGHSIDAPEPIFGLAVTGIVNTYRVKKNSAAQAGARLFLTKPLGIGVLTTAEKKSQLRPEHEGLATEVMCQLNKPGADFADVEGVTAMTDVTGFGLLGHLSEVCQGSGLQATVWFEQVPKLPDIERYIAEGCVPGGTGRNFESYGHLVGEMTSLQRQLLCDPQTSGGLLLAVLPEAEQQVQAIAERHGIQFQAIGELHTAVAGKPLIEVV, encoded by the coding sequence ATGACATCGCCAGCGATCCGTTTAACCCAGTACAGCCATGGCGCAGGCTGCGGTTGTAAAATCTCACCGAAAGTTCTCGAAACTATTCTGCACAGCGAGCGGGAGAAGTTTGTCGATCCGCGTTTGCTGGTGGGCAATGAAACCCGTGACGATGCTGCGGTGTATGACATCGGCAACGGCGTTGGCATTATCAGCACTACCGATTTCTTTATGCCTATCGTCGATAACCCGTTCGACTTCGGCCGCATCGCGGCAACCAATGCGATCAGCGACGTCTATGCCATGGGCGGGAAACCGATCATGGCGATTGCCATTCTGGGTTGGCCGATAGCCAAGCTGCCGCCGGAAGTGGCGCAACAGGTGATAGACGGTGGGCGCTACGCCTGTCAACAGGCGGGGATCGCGTTGGCCGGCGGCCATTCTATCGATGCTCCTGAACCTATTTTTGGCCTGGCGGTTACCGGTATCGTCAATACCTACCGGGTGAAGAAGAACAGCGCGGCCCAGGCCGGAGCCCGCCTGTTCCTGACCAAGCCCCTGGGCATCGGCGTGCTGACCACCGCCGAGAAAAAAAGTCAATTACGCCCTGAGCATGAAGGCCTGGCGACCGAAGTTATGTGCCAACTGAATAAACCGGGCGCGGATTTTGCCGATGTGGAAGGCGTAACGGCGATGACCGACGTGACCGGTTTCGGCCTGCTGGGCCACCTGAGTGAGGTTTGCCAGGGGTCGGGGTTGCAGGCGACGGTTTGGTTTGAGCAGGTGCCAAAATTGCCGGACATCGAGCGCTATATTGCCGAAGGCTGCGTGCCGGGCGGTACCGGGCGCAACTTCGAAAGTTACGGCCATCTGGTCGGTGAAATGACCAGCCTGCAGCGGCAATTGCTGTGCGATCCGCAGACCTCTGGTGGCTTGCTGCTGGCGGTATTACCGGAAGCGGAACAGCAGGTTCAGGCAATTGCCGAACGTCACGGCATTCAGTTTCAGGCTATTGGTGAACTGCATACGGCCGTTGCGGGCAAGCCGCTGATCGAGGTTGTGTAG
- the sppA gene encoding signal peptide peptidase SppA, whose translation MRTLWQIIAGVFRWTWRLLNFIRELILNLFLVLLILVGVGIYLSFQSATTPAVATRGALLVDLSGVVVDQPSMNNKVRQWGRELLGASSNRLQENSLFDVVDSIRKAKDDKNITGMVLQLNDFAGADQPSLQYMGKALREFRDSGKPIFAIGDSYNQTQYYLASYANKVYLSPQGAVDLHGFATNNLYYKSLLEKLKVTTNIFRVGTYKSAVEPLIRDDMSPAAREADSRWIGGLWQNYLDTVAANRQITAQQLFPGAAGVLTGLQAAGGDTAKYALDNKLVDELASRTVIENQLIKTFGWDKQANDFNATSIYDYQPKAAPDQGGKIAVIFANGAIMDGPQTPGTVGGDTTAAELRQARLDPAIKAVIFRVNSPGGSVSASEVIRSELAAVRAAGKPVVVSMGGMAASGGYWVSTPADYIIASPSTLTGSIGIFGVINTYEQTLDSIGVHTDGVATSPLADLAVTKALPPEFSQMMQLNIEKGYQNFIDLVAKARKMTPQQVDQIAQGHVWLGSDAKTNGLVDQLGDFDDAVKKAAELAQLKQWQLNWFVDSPSLTDMVLSQFGVSIHAMLPAAIQSMLPAPLASVAMAVKEQPGLFNNLNDPQNRYAICLTCGEVR comes from the coding sequence ATGCGCACATTGTGGCAAATCATTGCCGGCGTTTTCAGGTGGACATGGCGTCTGCTGAACTTTATCAGGGAACTGATCCTTAATCTGTTCCTGGTGTTGCTGATCCTGGTTGGGGTCGGTATTTATCTTTCATTCCAGAGCGCAACCACCCCTGCCGTTGCTACTCGCGGCGCGTTACTGGTGGACCTGAGCGGCGTGGTCGTTGACCAACCCTCGATGAACAACAAAGTGCGCCAATGGGGTCGTGAACTGCTGGGTGCGTCCAGTAACCGTCTGCAGGAAAACTCCCTGTTTGACGTGGTTGACAGCATCCGCAAAGCCAAGGACGACAAAAACATTACCGGCATGGTATTGCAGTTAAATGATTTTGCCGGCGCCGATCAGCCTTCGCTGCAATACATGGGCAAGGCGCTGCGGGAATTCCGCGACAGCGGGAAACCGATTTTCGCCATTGGCGACAGCTATAACCAGACGCAATACTATCTGGCCAGCTACGCCAACAAGGTTTATCTGTCACCGCAGGGCGCCGTCGATCTGCACGGTTTCGCCACCAACAATCTTTACTACAAATCCCTGTTGGAGAAACTCAAGGTCACCACCAATATCTTCCGGGTGGGCACCTATAAATCTGCGGTAGAACCGCTGATCCGTGACGATATGTCACCGGCCGCCCGTGAGGCCGACAGCCGCTGGATTGGCGGGCTGTGGCAGAACTACCTGGATACCGTAGCCGCCAACCGTCAGATCACTGCGCAGCAACTGTTCCCGGGCGCGGCGGGCGTACTCACTGGCTTGCAGGCCGCCGGTGGCGATACCGCAAAATATGCGCTGGACAATAAGCTGGTGGATGAGCTGGCTTCACGCACCGTGATCGAGAACCAACTGATCAAGACTTTCGGTTGGGACAAGCAGGCGAACGATTTCAACGCCACCAGCATCTATGACTATCAGCCGAAAGCGGCGCCGGATCAGGGAGGCAAAATTGCCGTGATCTTCGCCAACGGCGCGATCATGGATGGCCCGCAGACGCCAGGCACCGTTGGGGGTGACACCACCGCCGCGGAACTGCGTCAGGCAAGACTGGATCCGGCGATCAAAGCGGTTATCTTCCGGGTTAACAGCCCTGGGGGCAGCGTCAGCGCTTCTGAAGTGATCCGTTCCGAACTGGCCGCAGTACGCGCCGCCGGAAAACCAGTGGTGGTTTCCATGGGCGGTATGGCGGCATCGGGCGGCTATTGGGTCTCTACGCCGGCGGACTACATCATCGCCAGCCCGAGCACCCTCACCGGTTCTATCGGCATCTTCGGGGTGATCAACACCTACGAACAGACGCTGGACAGCATTGGCGTGCATACCGACGGTGTGGCCACCTCGCCGCTGGCGGATCTGGCGGTAACCAAGGCGCTGCCGCCAGAGTTCTCGCAGATGATGCAGCTGAACATCGAGAAAGGTTATCAAAACTTTATCGATCTGGTCGCCAAAGCCCGCAAAATGACGCCGCAGCAGGTTGATCAAATTGCTCAGGGGCACGTGTGGTTGGGCAGCGATGCCAAAACCAACGGTCTGGTCGATCAGCTGGGCGATTTTGACGACGCGGTGAAAAAAGCGGCCGAACTGGCGCAGTTGAAACAATGGCAGCTTAACTGGTTTGTCGATTCGCCAAGCCTGACCGACATGGTGCTAAGCCAGTTTGGCGTGTCTATTCACGCCATGCTGCCGGCAGCCATTCAGTCAATGCTGCCTGCGCCGCTGGCCTCAGTCGCCATGGCGGTGAAAGAACAGCCGGGTTTGTTCAATAACCTGAACGATCCGCAAAACCGCTATGCCATCTGTTTGACCTGCGGAGAAGTCCGCTAA